Below is a window of Oceaniferula flava DNA.
TGAAGAGGTGATTAAGCTGACTGCGCGAATTTTGGAGAAGGATGTTAGGGATATCGTGGTCATGGTGCTCGATCGTCCACGCAACCAGCCGTGGGTGGATATCACCCGCAAAACCGGAGCCCAGTTACGCATGATTGCCGATGGTGATATCACCGCGGCGCTGGCTCCAGCATTCGAAGACAGCGGCATCGATCTCTACGTTGGCATTGGCGGATCGCCAGAAGGCGTGCTGAGCGCGGCCGGACTACGCTGTCTCGGCGGCGGAATGCAGGCGAAGATCTGGGTGAGCAGTGAGGAGGAACGTGAGAGCCTCATTAAAGAAGGCTGGGGCGATCGCCTGGATGAGACTTTCCGCTCCAAGGACCTCGCCCAGGGCTCGAGTATTATTTTCTGTGCCACCGGAATCACCGATAGCCCCTTGCTCAATGGGATCAAGGTGACCGGTCACCATGTAACAACTCACTCCGTGCTGATGCGTGCGAAAAGCCGCACCGTGCGCTACGTCGAGGCAGTGCATAATCTGGAAGCCAAAACCATCCGGCTGCGTTCTACCGGTAAGGAGGAGAGCTTGCTCAACCAGATTCGTTAGAGACTTCCTGGTCGCTGTGTCCGCCCTACTTCCGCAGGGCTGGCACAGCGCTTACTTGATGTTTTCTTTCAAGGCCCCGAAGCTCCAGAAATCTCGAGGGTCATCTTTTTCCGGCTGCTTGAGCATGAACTTTCGGGTGTAGAGCTTGTGGTTGTATTTGAACCAATGGTTGTCGGACATCCACAGAGGATTCATCTCGAGGGAGGTCTCCCACTCACGCAGGCGATCTCTGAGTTTTTTTGCCATCTCAGGTTGTTCCCGGTAGAGATTATTCAATTCTGAGGGATCTTCGGCGAGCTGATACAGTTCTGGCTCCGAGTGCGCGGGGATCAGAAGTTTCCAATTGCCGGATCGCACCGACTTCGCTCTAAGTGTGATTCGCCAGAAAAGGGCTCGGTGAGGGCGTCCTTTGCGTTCACCGCGCAGATACGGTAGGAGGTCTACGCCATCGGTGACGTGTCGGCCTTTGTCCCCTTTGGCGGAGCTGCCCAAGGGCTGTGTGCGTGGAACTTCGGCTCCCGCGGCGGCCATGAAGGTGGGGAGGATATCGAGCGAGATGACAGGCTCGGTGTAGGTTTTTCCCTTAGGGAGATGAGTGGGCCAATGATAGATAGTGGGGACACGAACTCCGCCCTCAAGATTAGACCCTTTTCCGCCCCGAAGCGGCGCGTTGATGGCGTGGGAGACTTCCACCGACCCTCCGTTATCGGAGAGGAAAACAATCAGGGTGTTTTCCAACTGACCGAGCTCCTTCAGTTTGGCAATGATGGTTCCGATATTGCGATCCATGTTGTGCTGCATGGCGCAGTAAATCCGCCGGGTTTTATCCTGGATGTGATCGAATTTGGCGAGGTCTTCATCTTTCGCCTGCATCGGTGAGTGCGGTGTGTTGTAGGAGAGGTAGAGGAACCACGGCTGGTCGTCCTGGCTATGGCGCTCGATGTAATCCTTGGCCTCGAGGGTGAACCAGTCGGTGAGATACGGCGTCCGGATCTTCGTGACCTTGTTCCCATTGAGTGTCAGTTTATTATTCGTTGGAGTGGGCCAGTAGTGGTGGTGGCCATCTAACATACCGAAGAAATAGTCGAAGCCCCGCTGGTTCGGATGCATCTCAGGCACTGCCTTGCCGAGATGCCACTTGCCGATGATTCCGGTGTGGTAGCCTATTTGTTTGAGCCGATCGGAAAGCAGCGGTTGCTTCAGTGAGATACCTTCATACTCGTCGTGGAGCTCTTTGACCGAGCCGAGGTTATGTTCGAAGCCAATCCGGTTTTGGTAGCGGCCGGTGAGTAAACCAGCTCGGGAGGGAGCGCAGACGGAGGCTGACACATAGCCATCGGTGCAGCGAACACCTTCCGCGGCCAGGGCATCCAGGTTGGGAGTCGGCACTTGTTTGGAACCATAGCAGGAGAGATCGCCATAGCCCATGTCATCGGCCAGAATAATGAGCAGGTTGGGCTTGTCGGAGGCTGTCAGAGAGAGTGGAACAAGGCAGCCGACCAGAAGAAGGGAAATGCGGATGAGCGGAAGCATGTGAAAAGCATAGCGCCGACGAAGCGCACGTGGGGAGGATAAAAATGACGGGCTGTGAATGCCGTCTGATCGAGGAGGGGCGTCCGCCTCTCAAAAAAAGAGCTGCCTCTACTTTCGGGGGGGACTCGAAAGCAGATCGCAGCTCGTTGAAGGTGGTCTAGCTTCTCCGGCGTCTCCATGTCAGACCGAACGCAGCCAAGCCTAGCAGGGTCAGCGAGGAGGGTTCAGGAACGGCTTCGCCATTGATGGTGAATGTGTCCACATCGACAAAGTAACCGTTCGTGCCATCAAGTTTTGCTGCTGACAGGCTGAACTCATACGTAGTGTTGGCACTGAGGGTTGTCCCTGTTAGTGACAAGGAGCTGTCTGGCGATCCTCCGGAGGTTGGTCCATTGGTGCTGATGCTGTCGCTGACAGGTGATCCGAGGATGGATGATCCACCGGTGGAAATATCGAGTGTGGCGGTGAACAAATTGGCAGCAACCCCGGTGTTACTTTGCAATGTACGGCCACTGTTGGTGCGGTAGCTGTCGAAACTGAAATCCTCGAGGCTGAGATCGGACGATCCGGTGGTGAGTGACCAAACAATGGTCCATGTGTTGTTCGCTCCGTTGGTTCCGACATTGATGTTGGGACTCAATGCCTTCGAGATCGAGTCGGTGGTGCCTCCGTCGGCATTGGTGATGCGGTAATTGGAGGTGCTGGTGAAGAGGTTGTCGCTGGTAAAGCTCGAGTCAACGATGTTCCAGCTCGACTGAGCAACCATTGAGCCGGTATGTCCGTTGACGCTCGTGCCCGAGGCGTCACTGATGGTGGTAAAATCGTTGCTCGCGAGCACAGCGGCGTACGAGGCGGTGACGCCGGCTAACTGCAGGGCGACAGCGGCAAAGGTTCTTTTGTGTGTTGAGTTCATGGAACCATAATCAATCACCAAAGTGGCGTTGCGCGCGAGAGTGGGATTTCGTTATGGGGTGTGTATTTTCCTTACCACACCCACGATTGGTCATACCAGAAGCGACGAAGTTCCTCGAGGCTGCCATTGAAACCATTGCGTTCGATCGGGCGGTCGAGGTTGCCGAAATAGCGTGGCGTCTGCCATGATCCACCACGGTAGTTGTAGGGTTGGGATTTGCCATTTTTCCACCACACACCGCCGTATTGCCACATGCACCAGGTGTTCCAGATGCCGCTACTGTTAGCCAGCTGCTGCGGCGTTTTTAGCTTGGGGTGACTGCGGGAATAGAGCGCCAGCCAGTAGGGACACTGACGGAGAATCGCTTTTTGTCGGCCTGTGGCATTCTGCAGTGTGTTGCGGATGGCGTCTCCATTTTCCAGGTAGACCACCGGGTATTTGCCGGTCAGTTGTTGGATCCGGGTGACAAAGCTGACAATTTGTTCGGCCTGGCAGTTGGTATCGATGTCGGCGACCATGAGAATACGGTCGGCCCGAATGCCGCGGGTGGCTTTGATTTCTCGCAGGCGATTGACAAAGCGCTCCGCATGATAGTTCGGCGAAGAACCCGGGAGCAGGTAATAGTAGGATCCTAACAATAGACCTTGGCGATCTGCTCCGGCGAGGAAATCCGCACATTTGGTATCGAGCACCGGCCCCTTGGCGCAGCGGGCAATAAGGCCGTGGGCACCATTGGCTCTCAGTGCTGATTGATTCGCAGGCGAATAGGAGCGCCCCGGACGCTGTTTTTCTTTGGGGTCATAATGCGAGACATTGATGACCTTGGGGGACTCTTGGTAGGAAACCTTGCCATACTGAGAGCATGATGCAGTCAGCAGCAGAGTAGCGAGTAAGAGGAGGTGCGTGGGTTTCATGAGAACTGAAACCTAAAGGATTTCCCCCTCCGATGAGAAGGGGGAATTTGAAACAAGTGCGTTTGATCCGGAATTACTCGGCGGCATTCTTGGGGATCACGCCTTTGGCCATGCGGTCGCCTAGCTTGAAGTAGCCCATGAGCTCGCCGCTTTCCTTAGTGATTGCCCAGACGGATCCGGGGCGGCCTTTGATTTCCACTTCGCTCTCAGCCTTCACCAGAGCTTTTTCAGTGAGTTCCATCTCGGCACTGACTTCGTGAATCTTGGCGTTCACTGGCGATTGGTTGACGAAGACCAAGCGGACGTTGCTGCCGTCGGCATTGGGCTTGAGGATCTTTGTTGGATCGGATGTTTTTTTCCACCTCATCGAGGGTAGATCTTTGACCTTCACCTTGGGCTTCGGAGCGAAGGTTTTTGGCACAAATGCCTTCAGCTGCTCGAGCTTCGCCTGGTGTTCCGGGTGCTTGGCCAGGTTGGTCCACTCGTGTGGATCTTGGTCGATGTTGTAGAGCTCTTCGCCGCCGTCACGGTAGCTGATGTAGCGCCATCCTTTGCCACTGACCCCCAAGCTGGCTGCGTCTTCGAGGAAGGTGGGGACCGGGTCGCTGCTGGTGTTGGCATCGAGAAGTTGGGGCACGATGCTGGGGGCGTCACAGGCATCGGGCGTGGGTAGGCCACAGAGCTCGGTGAGGGTGGGGTAGAGACTGAGCAGGCTGACCGGCTGTTCACAGACGGTTCCGGGGGTGGTGCCTTTGGGCAGTTTGGACGATAGCTTTTCCGGAACCTTTACCATCAGGGGAACGCGGGTGCAGGCGCGCCACGCGGTGTATTTCTGCCAGTGCTGTTTTTCTCCGAGGTGCCAGCCGTGGTCCGACCACAGCACGACGATGGTGTTGTTTTTGTTCGGTCCTTCTTCCAGGGCATCGAGCACACGGCCTAACATAGTGTCGGCAAAGTAAATCGATGCCAGGTAACCTTGCACCGCTTGCTTCCATTGTTTTTCCTTTTGAATGTGGTCGAAGTAACGGTTGTGTGCGAAGCGTTTTCCCAAAGCAGGCACATCATCGAGGTCGTCTTTGCGGTAGCCGGGGGGGAGCTGGATGGAATCTAACGGGAACTTTTCAAAATACTTCGCCGGAACAAACCATGGCTCGTGAGGGCGATAGATGCCACAGGCGAGGAAGAACGGTTTGTCATGTTCTTTCTTGAGATAGTTGCCCACAAATTCGGTCACGCTGTAGTCGCCGCCGAAATCCTTGTCGGAGGTTTCCAGCGGGCCCCAGTCGGTTTCCACATACTGCCATGGACCTCCGACCGGCAGGGAAACCGGGCGTTTTTCCGGGTAGAGTGTTTTTGGCAAGGGCATTTCCGTTTCCTTCGGAGGGAAGTAATCATTCCACGAGCGGGCATCGGTGACGTAGTGCAGCATTTTACCTGATCCGGTCGACCAATACCCGTGGTCGGTAAAGTGCTTGGGGATGAGGGTGGCATCAGGAAGCACATCGCGCATCACCTGCGCATTGCTGTAAATTCCGGAGCGGTGTGGGGACTGGCCGGTGAAGATGGCGCTGCGTGAAGCATTGCATGCGGGGGCGACGCAGTGGGCATTGGTGAAAAGCACGCCGCTGGCAGCGAGGCGGTCCATGTTCGGAGTGATCGTCTGGGGGTGGCCACCCAAGCAGCCAATCCAATCGTTCAAGTCATCAAGCGCAATGAACAGGACATTCGGCTTGGTTTCCTCGGCCTGGGCACCGAGCACACCGCTGGCCGCCAACATCAGGATCAATAGCTTCCGAAATTTTATTTTCATAGCTGCAGAGAACCGAAAATAGGGAACCGGAGAAAGCCAATTCTCGTCGGACAAGGGGTCAAAAAACCATCAGGACGAGCTGTTGCCGCTGCGTATTGAGCGGTGGGTGACTTAGCTTTGATGGGGCTCGGTGTCACCTTCGGGCGGCGTGGACCGCGAGGCAAGTTCCAGTGCCAGCGCCCCCAACGCCAGCAGCCCTGCGATGCAAGCCAGCACCCATTTCGGTTCGAACCCGGTTCCCCAGAGCGCGACCAGCAGCCAGGGAGACAGAGCTTTCGAGAACACACTCGGCATGGCTAAGACTCCATTGAGTTCGGCATATCGGTGGGTGCCAAACAGCTCCGCCGGAGCGGTGCCTTTGACGATGGTCATCACTCCGTTGCCCAGGCCAAACAGTGCGGCAAACAAGCAGAGCACCGGGAGGCTGGGAGGCAGGGTGATCAGAATGGTGAGCGAGAGCAGCAGCAGCGTCATCGCCGCGCGACCAATCTGCAGGGATGAAAAATGGTGACCTTTTGCCGCGAGTAAAAGTCGACCGAGCACCTGCATCGGCCCAATGATCACAATGGCTTTCAAGATCATCGCGGGGGCGACCTCCATGGCCGTGAGCAGGGGGATGATCAGAAAGGTCAGGCCGGAAAAGGCACCCGTGTAGGCGGTGAACCAGAGAGCGAGGTTGAGGAAGCGACGATCGGAGATTTCGCTGCGCAGGGTGCTCCACCGCAGCCGTAATTGCTCAGTC
It encodes the following:
- the glpX gene encoding class II fructose-bisphosphatase, which produces MTSSEKPADPERIIEFEFLRATEAAALNAMRWAGRGEKESADEAACDAIRGIFDLMDIRGEVVIGEGIKDEAPGLFKGEKVGKWGAEDSVFDIALDPVDGTTNISKGMPNSIACIAAAIPEEGSDSALQDIPAFYMTKLAYPQKVRLAWMADPSLPLSLDAPFEEVIKLTARILEKDVRDIVVMVLDRPRNQPWVDITRKTGAQLRMIADGDITAALAPAFEDSGIDLYVGIGGSPEGVLSAAGLRCLGGGMQAKIWVSSEEERESLIKEGWGDRLDETFRSKDLAQGSSIIFCATGITDSPLLNGIKVTGHHVTTHSVLMRAKSRTVRYVEAVHNLEAKTIRLRSTGKEESLLNQIR
- a CDS encoding sulfatase family protein, whose amino-acid sequence is MLPLIRISLLLVGCLVPLSLTASDKPNLLIILADDMGYGDLSCYGSKQVPTPNLDALAAEGVRCTDGYVSASVCAPSRAGLLTGRYQNRIGFEHNLGSVKELHDEYEGISLKQPLLSDRLKQIGYHTGIIGKWHLGKAVPEMHPNQRGFDYFFGMLDGHHHYWPTPTNNKLTLNGNKVTKIRTPYLTDWFTLEAKDYIERHSQDDQPWFLYLSYNTPHSPMQAKDEDLAKFDHIQDKTRRIYCAMQHNMDRNIGTIIAKLKELGQLENTLIVFLSDNGGSVEVSHAINAPLRGGKGSNLEGGVRVPTIYHWPTHLPKGKTYTEPVISLDILPTFMAAAGAEVPRTQPLGSSAKGDKGRHVTDGVDLLPYLRGERKGRPHRALFWRITLRAKSVRSGNWKLLIPAHSEPELYQLAEDPSELNNLYREQPEMAKKLRDRLREWETSLEMNPLWMSDNHWFKYNHKLYTRKFMLKQPEKDDPRDFWSFGALKENIK
- a CDS encoding PEP-CTERM sorting domain-containing protein, producing MNSTHKRTFAAVALQLAGVTASYAAVLASNDFTTISDASGTSVNGHTGSMVAQSSWNIVDSSFTSDNLFTSTSNYRITNADGGTTDSISKALSPNINVGTNGANNTWTIVWSLTTGSSDLSLEDFSFDSYRTNSGRTLQSNTGVAANLFTATLDISTGGSSILGSPVSDSISTNGPTSGGSPDSSLSLTGTTLSANTTYEFSLSAAKLDGTNGYFVDVDTFTINGEAVPEPSSLTLLGLAAFGLTWRRRRS
- a CDS encoding GH25 family lysozyme codes for the protein MKPTHLLLLATLLLTASCSQYGKVSYQESPKVINVSHYDPKEKQRPGRSYSPANQSALRANGAHGLIARCAKGPVLDTKCADFLAGADRQGLLLGSYYYLLPGSSPNYHAERFVNRLREIKATRGIRADRILMVADIDTNCQAEQIVSFVTRIQQLTGKYPVVYLENGDAIRNTLQNATGRQKAILRQCPYWLALYSRSHPKLKTPQQLANSSGIWNTWCMWQYGGVWWKNGKSQPYNYRGGSWQTPRYFGNLDRPIERNGFNGSLEELRRFWYDQSWVW
- a CDS encoding sulfatase; its protein translation is MKIKFRKLLILMLAASGVLGAQAEETKPNVLFIALDDLNDWIGCLGGHPQTITPNMDRLAASGVLFTNAHCVAPACNASRSAIFTGQSPHRSGIYSNAQVMRDVLPDATLIPKHFTDHGYWSTGSGKMLHYVTDARSWNDYFPPKETEMPLPKTLYPEKRPVSLPVGGPWQYVETDWGPLETSDKDFGGDYSVTEFVGNYLKKEHDKPFFLACGIYRPHEPWFVPAKYFEKFPLDSIQLPPGYRKDDLDDVPALGKRFAHNRYFDHIQKEKQWKQAVQGYLASIYFADTMLGRVLDALEEGPNKNNTIVVLWSDHGWHLGEKQHWQKYTAWRACTRVPLMVKVPEKLSSKLPKGTTPGTVCEQPVSLLSLYPTLTELCGLPTPDACDAPSIVPQLLDANTSSDPVPTFLEDAASLGVSGKGWRYISYRDGGEELYNIDQDPHEWTNLAKHPEHQAKLEQLKAFVPKTFAPKPKVKVKDLPSMRWKKTSDPTKILKPNADGSNVRLVFVNQSPVNAKIHEVSAEMELTEKALVKAESEVEIKGRPGSVWAITKESGELMGYFKLGDRMAKGVIPKNAAE